The nucleotide sequence TCTGCCGGATTCAGTTTATGACCTGAATGTAAAAACCAAAGAGCAGGTTCTGAAGAAAGTGAAAGAGATCCCGAACTACAATGCGGATCTTTATAAAACTGAGCGCGTGTTCCTGACAGTTCGCGACGGCACTAAAGTTCCTGTGTCCCTGATCATGAAAAAGGACTTCAAGAAAGACGGCAAGTCCTCGATGCTGGTTTACGGATATGGATCTTATGGCGCCAACATGGACCCTTGGTTCAGCAGCGGCCTGTTCAGCCTGGTGGATCGTGGTTTCGTCTATGCCAAAGCCCACATCCGCGGAGGCTCTGAAATGGGTCGTCACTGGTATGACCAGGGCCGTACACATTCCAAGATGAACACCTTCAATGACTTTATTGACGTGACAGATGCTTTGATCAAAGACGGCTATTCTTCAGCAGACCACACCTTTGCCATGGGCGGCAGTGCCGGGGGCCTTTTGATGGGTGCGGTGATGAATCTGCGCCCGGATCTTTACAAGGGCATGGTCGCACAGGTGCCGTTCGTGGATGTGATCTCAACGATGCTGGACGATAGCATTCCGCTGACAACCAGCGAATACGACCAGTGGGGCAATCCGAACGTGAAAGAGGATTACGAGTACATTCGCAAATACTCCCCTTACGACAACGTCAAGGATCAGGCTTATCCGAATGTTTTGGTGACGACAGGTTTCCACGATTCTCAGGTTCAATACTGGGAGCCGGCGAAATGGGTGCCGAAGCTTCGTGAACACAACAAAGGGACTTCGATGATTCTTTTGAAGACTGACATGGAGTCAGGTCATGGAGGAGCTTCCGGCCGCTTCGATCAGTTGAAAGAAACGGCCACGGAATATGCGTTTATTCTGATGGTTAACGGGAGTAAGAATTAATCTCTTACGTCCTGCACGATGATCAGCGCACTGAAAGTGTTGAACTTAACAGTTTCGCCGGTCTTCTGGCTTGTCCAGTACTGAGAATTGATGTACTTCACGCTGCCATCCTCATTCAACACCGGAGTTCCGTCCGGATTGATTTCAGGGATGGTGGCGCGCTCAGTTTCTTTCACACGGTTGAACAACTCTTCAGCTGTTTTGGCATCCTGACGGGTGCAACCACCGGAAGCGCGGCCTCCAAGATAGTCCGTGTATTTCTTGTAAACTTCGTGCAAAGCCAAACCGTTGTCCACGTCATAGAAGATCGCAAACGGCATGGATGAATCCCATGAACTGGAGTGGTGATCCTTGGACAGGAATTTCGGTGTGTAATAGCCTGTCGGCGTCTGGGACCAGTAAGATTTCGCCGGAGCCCCTGTGCACTCTTTATTCTTACGTTTCAACTCAAGACCTTCACGGCCTGTAGAAACTTTGGAATTGATAACAACACGGCCATATTCATACACGCGCATTGTCTGAGCGGTACGACCCTGTTCAGCCTTGTTGATCACGATCACATAGCGGAAATCACGCAGCCAGGGTTTCGAATAGAAATCCTGCTCGTTGAAAGCCTGCTGCTGCCTTAGATATTCCGGCAAACGTGTCGTAATAGCTTTTTCGTACGAATAGACCTGGCTGTATTCCTGGTCTTCATATTTACAGTCATTAAACGCGTTTTTCACCTTACCCCAGAACGAGGCCGAGGCGGATTGACTGACAACCAGAGCCGCGGCAACGACTCCGTACTTCATAACGTTCTTCATAATCACTCCGTTCTTTTTATGAAAAGACGAATTTCATACAGCAAAGACTTTGCCACATTTTGAGACACTGATCTGAAATCTGGAGGCTTTGAACGGAAAAGGCCCCTGAAAGGGGCCCTTAAAAGTCACGTAGTAAATAAGTTCAACACCGGCTGTTTGGGAGCCTTAGAAACCCTCGATAGTACCCACCTGGCGTTCGTCATCAAAAGGGATCACATCACTGGCTGCGGATTGTTTCGCAACCTTCTTAGGCGGAACCTTCGAAGCCTGAGAAGCCTTCACAACCGGAGCTTTTCCCAGAGAGGCTGGTGCGGCGGCCGGAGCCACTGCGGTCACGCCCCCTTTGCCGTGAATCACTTCATTTAACTGCGAAGTCAGCTTCTGCGACGTCGCAGCCATCGAGTCGATTTCGGCACTGGAAGCCGCGATTTCTTCAGCGGAAGCGGCATTGCTTTGAGCAGCCTGATCCAGCTGGTTCATGGCTTTGCTGATCTGCTGAATGCCGGCCGTCTGTTCCGTACTGGCAGTCGCGATTTCATTATTCAGATCAGACACCTTTTTAACGGAAGTCACAATGTTATCCAAAACCATACCGCTGGAGCTGGCAATCTGACTGCCCTCTTCCACTTGTTGTACGGATTGTTTGATCAACTGAGTGATGTCTTTGGCGGCCGAGGCACTTCTTTGCGCCAAGGCACGCACGGCTTCGGCCACAACGGCAAAGCCCTTCCCCTGTTCTCCGGCACGTGCGGCTTCCACCGCCGCGTTCAGGGCCAGCAAATTTGTCTGGAAGGCAATATCGTCGATCACGTGAATGATTTCTTCGATCTTGCGGGATGAACCGGATATTTGTTCCATGGATGAAATCAGCTTTGAAATTTCGCTCTGACCTTTTTCAGCCACGTCACGGGACGAAGCTGAAAGACTTGCGGCCTGTTTGGCGTTGTCCGAATTCATCTGTACCATGGAAGAAAGCTCTTCCAAAGACGCCACGGTTTCTTCCAGGGACGCTGCCGCTTCCGTGGAAGACTGGGACAAACTTGTCCCCGCACTGGTCATCTGGGTCACCGCACCCGCCACGTGATTGCTGGCATCAGTCAGCTGTTCAGAAATACCAGAGATCTCTTTGGACATACGGGAGGCAATCCACAACAGTGTCCCGGAGATAAGAATGTTGCCGATGATGGTGGTCAGAATATTCCACATCTTTACAGACTGCTCAGCCTGATGAGCCAGTTCCCCTTCGGCCATAGCCTTGCCTTCATAGATCTTCAAGGCTGCGGCTGTAAATTCACTGACCGGCACGCCAGCCACGGTGTAATCGCCACGCAGAAGCTCTTCCGCCTTTTCCAGGCCGGCAGCATCTTTGGCTTTCAGATTTTTCAAAATGTCTTCCATGATAGCCAAAATTGCCGGGAATTTGTCCTGAGCTTTGTCGAACAGGGCTTTTTCTTCGGCAGTGAAAGGCGTCTTGGTGTATTTTTCATAATCCTTGCGATAGGAATCCAGGGCCTGCTCGGCCATGACCAGCTCACCGTCAATGTCTTTGCCCGCCTTGAAAAGGCTTAAGGCAGAATAAGCGCGAAACCCAAAGGCATTTCGGGAAATACGCATATCCGTCAGAATCAGGATATTGGGAATGATTTCGTTGTGCGAACTTTTCAGGAGTTCATTGACCCGGCCCACCCCGTTGACGGAAATAACTCCCACCATACAGAAGGCCACAATCGGAAGGGCTGCTGCGAATAACAGTTTGCCTTTGATGCCGCGAAACCAGGACGTGATGTTGCCCATAGATGTAAAACTCCTCGATAACGTTCTGATTTACTCTTCGTTTTTAATAGAACTTTACTGAAGGGTTCGGGACAGTTTCTTAACGGAAGGTAATTTTTTAGACCTGGTCGGTGGACAAAGCTCTCGCCTGTTCAGGCGAGAGCTTGTGAATTGTGTAAGGAACTAGACCAGCTTGCGAAGCACGTAATGGAGGATGCCCCCATTTTTGTAGTACTCAAGTTCAACCGCGGTGTCGATGCGAGAACGTACTTTCACGTCCTCTTTCTGACCGTTGGCGCGATGAATGGTCAACGTCAAATCCTGCTGCGGCTTCATCCCGGCTGCAATGCCGGAAATATCGAAAGTCTCAGTGCCATCCAAATGCAAAGTCTTGCGATCAGTGCCCGGATGGAATTGCAAAGGCAGAACCCCCATACCAATCAGGTTGGAACGGTGAATACGCTCAAAACTTTCCGCGATCACAGCTTTCACACCCAACAAACGAGTGCCCTTGGCTGCCCAGTCACGGGAAGATCCTGTGCCGTACTCTTTACCCGCGATCACCACCAAAGGTGTCATCGTGGACTGATACTTCACGGAGGCATCGTAAATGGCCAGCGTTTCGCCGCTTGGCACGTACTTGGTCATGCCGCCTTCCACACCCTGAAGCATTTCGTTCTTGATGCGGATATTGGCAAACGTACCACGCACCATCACCTCGTCATTACCACGACGGGATCCGTACGAGTTGAAGTCATGAGCTTCCACTCCATGGGACGTCAGATAACGTCCTGCCGGAGAATCTTTCTTAATACTTCCGGCCGGTGAAATATGGTCCGTCGTGATAGAATCACCCAAGATAGCCAAAGGACGAGCCCCTTTCACATCATGAACCGCTTCCGGCTTCAGACCCATGCCTTCAAAGTACGGTGGATTCTTGATGTAGGTGCTTTTTTCCCAGCTGTATACCTGTGATGACGTGGTATTGATTTTCTGCCAGTCTTCTGTGCCCGCGAAAACATTTCCATAACGAGTGTCGAACATTTTCGTTTCAACAGTCTTGTTGATGGTATCCTGGATTTCCTGAGTACTTGGCCAGATGTCTTTCAGGTACACCGGCTTGCCGGCAGAATCTTCGCCCAGAGAATCCCTGGTGATATCGATCATCATATTACCCGCCAAAGCGTGCGCCACCACCAGCATCGGGGACGCCAGATAGTTCGCTTTCACGTGCGGATTGATACGGCCTTCAAAGTTGCGGTTTCCGGAAAGAACCGACGCCACAACCAGATTTCCTTTTTCAACGGCCCCTGCCACCGGCGCATCCAGCGGACCGGAATTTCCGATACAAGTCGTGCAACCATAACCCACAAGATTGAAGCCAAGTTTATCCAGATAAGTCTGCAAACCTGCGCGCTCTAGATAGTCCGTCACCACCTGAGACCCCGGAGCCAGGGATGTTTTCACCCACGGCTTCACGGTCA is from Bdellovibrio bacteriovorus str. Tiberius and encodes:
- a CDS encoding L,D-transpeptidase; protein product: MKNVMKYGVVAAALVVSQSASASFWGKVKNAFNDCKYEDQEYSQVYSYEKAITTRLPEYLRQQQAFNEQDFYSKPWLRDFRYVIVINKAEQGRTAQTMRVYEYGRVVINSKVSTGREGLELKRKNKECTGAPAKSYWSQTPTGYYTPKFLSKDHHSSSWDSSMPFAIFYDVDNGLALHEVYKKYTDYLGGRASGGCTRQDAKTAEELFNRVKETERATIPEINPDGTPVLNEDGSVKYINSQYWTSQKTGETVKFNTFSALIIVQDVRD
- a CDS encoding HAMP domain-containing methyl-accepting chemotaxis protein, translated to MGNITSWFRGIKGKLLFAAALPIVAFCMVGVISVNGVGRVNELLKSSHNEIIPNILILTDMRISRNAFGFRAYSALSLFKAGKDIDGELVMAEQALDSYRKDYEKYTKTPFTAEEKALFDKAQDKFPAILAIMEDILKNLKAKDAAGLEKAEELLRGDYTVAGVPVSEFTAAALKIYEGKAMAEGELAHQAEQSVKMWNILTTIIGNILISGTLLWIASRMSKEISGISEQLTDASNHVAGAVTQMTSAGTSLSQSSTEAAASLEETVASLEELSSMVQMNSDNAKQAASLSASSRDVAEKGQSEISKLISSMEQISGSSRKIEEIIHVIDDIAFQTNLLALNAAVEAARAGEQGKGFAVVAEAVRALAQRSASAAKDITQLIKQSVQQVEEGSQIASSSGMVLDNIVTSVKKVSDLNNEIATASTEQTAGIQQISKAMNQLDQAAQSNAASAEEIAASSAEIDSMAATSQKLTSQLNEVIHGKGGVTAVAPAAAPASLGKAPVVKASQASKVPPKKVAKQSAASDVIPFDDERQVGTIEGF